The proteins below are encoded in one region of Sulfitobacter sp. SK012:
- a CDS encoding maleate cis-trans isomerase family protein, with amino-acid sequence MTPYSYDLAPETARPLGLIVLQSDETIEGDFRIMLHEDTPLQISRIASALEVSSDSLQQMEGGLTAAASLFPRPSQFASIGYGCTSASAQIGSAKIAGYIRNGTNAEHVTDPLSALVAACSSLGLKRIALLSPYVAQVSDRLRDALKDADIATPSLGSFNEAREENVVRIAGPSIYAAACDLAAQGAVDGIFLSCTNLRTLAIIPDIEAATGLPCLSSNQVLAWHMTTTAETTASIPGQLGRKIATSSF; translated from the coding sequence ATGACCCCCTATTCTTATGATTTAGCACCAGAAACCGCGCGCCCGCTTGGCTTGATCGTTTTGCAATCTGATGAGACGATCGAAGGCGATTTTCGCATTATGCTGCATGAGGATACGCCGCTGCAAATATCCCGGATTGCGAGCGCGCTGGAAGTCAGCTCTGACAGCTTGCAACAGATGGAAGGGGGGCTAACGGCAGCAGCCTCGCTTTTTCCGCGACCTTCGCAATTTGCGAGCATTGGCTATGGCTGCACCTCGGCCTCAGCGCAGATAGGCAGCGCTAAAATCGCTGGATACATCCGCAACGGCACCAATGCTGAACATGTCACTGACCCGCTGAGCGCGTTAGTCGCGGCCTGTAGCAGCCTGGGCCTTAAGCGCATTGCGCTACTGTCGCCTTATGTCGCGCAAGTTTCTGATCGATTGCGCGATGCATTGAAGGACGCAGACATCGCGACCCCGTCCTTGGGCAGTTTCAACGAGGCGCGTGAAGAAAATGTTGTCCGTATCGCCGGGCCGTCGATCTATGCGGCCGCTTGCGATTTGGCCGCGCAGGGGGCGGTCGATGGCATCTTCCTTTCGTGTACAAATCTACGGACCCTCGCCATCATCCCTGACATCGAAGCCGCAACTGGCCTGCCGTGCCTGTCCAGCAATCAAGTGCTGGCCTGGCATATGACAACGACGGCCGAAACAACGGCGTCAATTCCCGGTCAATTGGGTAGGAAAATTGCTACATCATCGTTTTAA
- a CDS encoding M24 family metallopeptidase, which yields MNRGFPEAEFEARTKRAQALMAKHNLGALLLTTEADVRYFTGFLTRFWESPTRVWFVVLPASGKPIAVIPSIGAALMAQTWVDDIRTWRAPSYTDDGVGLLGDTLNEVVGAGRIGVPSGLESHLRMPLADWARLTGGLLGKITDDAQIVSTLRAVKSDAEIGKIAEACNIAARSFARVPEIAQSGVAISQVFRDFQRLALDEGADWVPYLAGGAGPGGYADVISPAHDAPLCAGEVLMLDTGLVRDGYFCDFDRNFSIGPATPDAADAHARLIDAVDAAADIARPGATAADLFHAMDGIVTGGAGGSDTGRLGHGLGMQLTEGLSLIPQDTTPLVPGMVITLEPGIETSEGRMLVHEENIVITDSVPRFLSPRAGPDMVQI from the coding sequence ATGAACCGGGGCTTTCCAGAGGCGGAATTTGAGGCGCGCACCAAGCGGGCTCAGGCGCTAATGGCAAAACACAATCTCGGAGCGCTTTTGCTCACGACCGAAGCCGATGTGCGCTATTTCACCGGTTTTCTGACCCGCTTCTGGGAAAGCCCGACGCGGGTTTGGTTTGTGGTCTTGCCCGCATCTGGCAAACCCATTGCTGTCATCCCAAGCATCGGTGCCGCCTTGATGGCGCAAACTTGGGTCGATGACATCCGAACCTGGCGCGCCCCGTCATACACCGACGACGGCGTTGGCCTGTTGGGGGATACGCTGAACGAAGTTGTTGGGGCGGGGCGGATTGGCGTGCCTTCAGGCTTGGAAAGCCACCTTCGTATGCCGCTTGCAGATTGGGCGCGTTTGACGGGCGGCTTGTTAGGGAAAATCACCGACGACGCTCAGATCGTCAGCACCTTGCGCGCGGTTAAGTCAGACGCCGAGATTGGCAAGATCGCGGAGGCCTGCAATATCGCCGCGCGCAGCTTTGCTCGCGTGCCTGAAATCGCCCAGAGCGGTGTGGCGATCTCTCAAGTTTTCCGTGACTTCCAGCGTCTCGCACTCGACGAAGGAGCCGATTGGGTGCCCTATCTGGCAGGCGGCGCAGGGCCGGGTGGCTATGCGGATGTGATTTCGCCAGCACATGATGCGCCGCTTTGTGCGGGTGAGGTGCTGATGCTTGATACCGGCCTTGTCCGTGATGGCTACTTTTGTGATTTTGACCGGAACTTTAGTATTGGCCCCGCCACGCCAGATGCAGCAGACGCTCATGCCCGGTTGATCGACGCTGTGGACGCCGCAGCCGATATCGCCCGGCCCGGTGCCACCGCCGCGGATCTCTTTCACGCGATGGACGGCATTGTGACCGGCGGGGCAGGCGGGTCTGACACAGGGCGGCTTGGCCATGGGCTGGGGATGCAATTAACTGAAGGATTGTCACTCATCCCGCAAGACACCACGCCATTGGTGCCTGGTATGGTTATCACGTTGGAGCCGGGCATTGAGACCTCGGAAGGGCGCATGCTGGTACACGAAGAAAATATCGTAATTACCGACAGCGTGCCGCGTTTCTTATCCCCGCGCGCAGGGCCCGACATGGTGCAAATATGA
- a CDS encoding pyridoxal-phosphate dependent enzyme → MDILHNTRPAKINDIGDMPWPSTDAPAACALVARCPVAGETPLEDAVALATQAGITNLWVKDERGRMGLGSFKALGAAYVIACDAQEGDVSKRTYVTASAGNHGMSVAAGAAAFGASSVVYIAESVPESFAERLREQGAEVVREGKIYEDSMAAAGAAAEAQGWDLLSDSSWPGYYARPHRLMEGYLVLMAEAIDQMSEAPSHIFLQAGVGGLAAACAVLARQVWGDGPVIVVVEPDAAPALHGSIQAGRPVESQGPVSDMGRLDCKMPSLIALQGLARDADAFALITEEEAHAGAGTVMVAGLPSSSSGAAGIAALLALSDEQRTALGITAQSKVLCILSEGPA, encoded by the coding sequence ATGGATATTTTGCACAACACACGCCCCGCCAAGATAAACGACATCGGCGATATGCCATGGCCTAGCACTGATGCGCCTGCCGCATGTGCGTTGGTCGCGCGTTGCCCGGTCGCTGGAGAAACGCCGCTCGAGGACGCCGTCGCTCTCGCCACCCAAGCCGGCATCACCAACCTTTGGGTTAAAGATGAACGTGGCCGCATGGGGTTGGGCAGTTTCAAGGCATTGGGGGCCGCCTATGTCATCGCCTGTGACGCGCAAGAAGGCGACGTATCAAAACGCACCTATGTAACGGCGAGTGCGGGCAATCATGGCATGTCGGTGGCCGCAGGGGCGGCCGCATTTGGCGCATCCTCGGTCGTCTATATTGCCGAAAGCGTGCCCGAGAGTTTTGCAGAGCGGCTGCGCGAGCAAGGCGCTGAGGTCGTGCGCGAGGGCAAGATTTATGAAGACAGCATGGCCGCTGCCGGTGCCGCGGCTGAGGCGCAAGGTTGGGATTTGTTATCTGACAGTTCATGGCCTGGTTATTACGCGCGCCCGCACCGTTTGATGGAAGGTTATCTGGTGCTTATGGCCGAAGCGATTGACCAGATGTCCGAAGCCCCAAGCCATATCTTCTTGCAGGCTGGTGTTGGTGGATTGGCCGCCGCATGCGCGGTTTTAGCGCGTCAGGTATGGGGCGACGGGCCGGTGATTGTGGTCGTAGAGCCGGATGCAGCACCCGCATTACACGGCTCGATACAGGCAGGGCGTCCGGTCGAATCCCAAGGTCCCGTGTCTGACATGGGCCGACTTGATTGCAAGATGCCCTCACTTATTGCGCTCCAAGGATTGGCGCGGGATGCTGATGCTTTTGCGTTGATAACCGAAGAAGAGGCGCACGCCGGCGCCGGCACGGTCATGGTTGCGGGCCTTCCCTCCAGCTCCTCTGGTGCTGCTGGCATCGCGGCTTTGCTGGCTTTATCGGACGAACAGCGCACAGCGCTTGGGATCACGGCGCAGTCGAAAGTGCTTTGTATCCTCAGTGAAGGCCCCGCCTAA
- a CDS encoding trimethylamine methyltransferase family protein — MTIDAPIRSRSGGRAARRALRSAPNFEMLPGLARNLPTTEILTGNQVERIDAASMDILENVGVIFRDDIALADWARAGAKVVGDRVYLDRGLVRDLISTIPAHFTYHARDPNKNVALGGRDSIFVPMTGAPYLRDLDDVRRNPMMDDLAMFHKLAHMSPALHSSAHHIVEPYDHPISQRHLRITYSSMKHSDKTFMGMTTSPKNAEDVIEMSQILFGKEFCETHPVVTGNCNGNSPLVWDETMLGAMRAFCRANQPVLCSPFVLGGANTPASVAASVAQLNAEALSALAYTQVVRRGCPAIYGHYLSTVSMKSGAPMAGTPEISLMNFMIGQMARFYDVPWRTSNTLGGAKTFDAQAGYESATTLSAVLHSGANYIWHSAGWNEAGMHCSVAKFIVDAEQCAMGYRMAEGVNFGDFDEALSAIPDIGPGGHYLGHPHTQENFQTAFFMPELLDNNSIEQWQAEGGIEITERALNHARKLLSEYQEPTLDQAVNEELLAYIARREREIPVADELNQSY, encoded by the coding sequence ATGACTATCGATGCCCCAATCCGCAGCCGTTCTGGTGGCCGCGCCGCCCGCCGCGCACTTCGTTCTGCTCCAAATTTTGAGATGCTGCCGGGACTTGCGCGCAATCTGCCGACGACCGAAATCCTGACGGGCAACCAAGTCGAGCGAATAGATGCCGCTTCAATGGATATTTTGGAGAATGTCGGCGTCATCTTTCGCGATGATATCGCGTTGGCCGATTGGGCACGCGCCGGTGCCAAAGTGGTTGGCGACCGGGTATATCTAGACAGAGGTTTGGTGCGCGATCTGATTTCGACCATCCCTGCGCATTTCACCTACCACGCGCGCGATCCCAATAAAAACGTCGCGCTTGGAGGGCGGGATTCAATTTTTGTTCCTATGACCGGGGCACCCTATTTGCGCGATCTCGATGATGTACGGCGCAATCCGATGATGGATGACCTCGCGATGTTCCACAAGTTGGCGCACATGTCGCCCGCGTTGCATTCGTCGGCCCATCACATCGTTGAGCCCTACGACCACCCGATCTCTCAGCGCCATTTGCGGATTACTTATTCGTCGATGAAACATTCCGACAAGACGTTCATGGGCATGACCACCAGCCCCAAGAACGCCGAAGACGTGATCGAGATGTCCCAAATCCTGTTTGGCAAGGAATTCTGCGAAACCCACCCCGTGGTGACGGGCAATTGCAACGGCAACTCGCCGCTCGTCTGGGATGAAACAATGCTGGGCGCAATGCGCGCATTCTGCCGGGCTAATCAACCAGTGTTGTGCTCTCCATTTGTGCTGGGAGGGGCTAATACGCCCGCCTCGGTCGCTGCGTCCGTGGCACAACTGAATGCAGAGGCGCTTAGTGCGTTGGCCTATACGCAAGTGGTCCGGCGGGGGTGCCCTGCGATCTACGGCCACTACCTCAGCACTGTGTCGATGAAATCTGGCGCGCCCATGGCTGGCACGCCAGAGATTTCGCTGATGAATTTCATGATCGGTCAGATGGCGCGGTTTTATGACGTACCATGGCGCACCTCAAATACATTGGGCGGGGCCAAAACCTTTGATGCGCAGGCCGGTTACGAAAGTGCCACGACCTTATCGGCCGTTTTGCATTCGGGGGCTAATTACATCTGGCATTCGGCAGGCTGGAACGAGGCTGGAATGCATTGTTCCGTCGCCAAGTTTATCGTGGATGCAGAGCAATGTGCGATGGGGTACCGCATGGCCGAAGGGGTGAATTTTGGGGACTTCGACGAGGCGCTCTCAGCCATCCCAGATATTGGACCCGGTGGGCATTACCTCGGCCACCCCCACACACAGGAGAATTTTCAGACAGCGTTTTTTATGCCTGAGCTTTTGGACAATAATTCAATTGAGCAATGGCAAGCCGAGGGCGGTATTGAGATTACCGAGCGGGCCTTAAACCACGCACGCAAGCTCCTAAGCGAGTATCAAGAACCTACTTTGGATCAGGCCGTTAACGAAGAGCTGCTGGCCTATATCGCGCGCCGTGAGCGTGAAATCCCCGTGGCTGATGAGCTGAACCAAAGCTATTGA
- a CDS encoding xanthine dehydrogenase family protein molybdopterin-binding subunit translates to MGRIKTIARRSFLVGSAAVLGGVAFGTYLVRKPIDNPLLDNLAEGDAALTPYVLINADGITLITPRADVGQGSYSVQAHLIAEELDVDLTQVRIEHGTPSAAYFNGVVAAEAMPIAATSDTFLAQQGRGAAYALSKVLGLQITGGSSTVPDAYEKLRLAGAVARETLVAAAMQQTGLDRAALKTEDGAVMTPDGTRIDYTALAQIAATLDPVEDVTLRDPASWKYIGKPQMRTDVIAKSTGTQTYGVDLRFDGMVYATTRTNPARGGGIKGFDGALAQSMRGVLHVLPITDGVAVVADNTWRAFQAADALDCDWGPALYIGDTQAQFDAVAASYTKDLQDSRFRDDGDVDEALRASQDMTQAEYRVPYLAHAPLEPMSVVVTVTDARIDIWTGTQIPGFLIDNVARLTGRDAAQIHLHVIMSGGSFGRRLEDDYVLQAVEIAAQIPDTPVKMIWSREEDFSHDFPRTLGIAKARGSLKNGQIESFDLSIACPSTSESSLVRMGQPAIGPDIVIVAGAWDQPYAIPNYRVTGYRAPQMVPISSWRSVGASGNGFFHESFLDEMCHAAGADPMEERLRLCRHEPTQKVLEAVAEMSDWGSDLGPGRGRGVAMTLSFGVPVAEVVEVTNTSEGIRIDKVFVAAEVGRIIDPINFEAQVTGGVIWALGHAMNCELTYKDGAPEQANYHDYEGMRLYQTPQIMVRGLENNKEIRGIGEPAVPPAAPALANAIFAATGQRIREMPLNKHVRFV, encoded by the coding sequence ATGGGCCGTATCAAAACCATTGCACGCCGTAGTTTTCTGGTGGGTTCTGCCGCAGTGCTGGGGGGGGTCGCATTCGGCACATACCTCGTGCGCAAACCTATCGATAACCCGCTGCTGGACAACCTGGCTGAGGGGGACGCGGCGCTGACGCCTTATGTGCTCATCAACGCAGACGGCATCACCCTAATCACGCCGCGCGCGGACGTGGGGCAGGGATCGTATTCTGTGCAGGCCCATCTGATCGCCGAAGAATTAGACGTTGATTTGACCCAAGTTCGCATCGAACACGGGACCCCAAGTGCCGCGTATTTCAACGGTGTTGTCGCCGCTGAGGCGATGCCGATTGCCGCGACGTCCGATACATTTCTGGCGCAACAAGGTCGCGGCGCTGCGTATGCTTTGAGTAAAGTGCTAGGACTGCAGATCACCGGCGGGTCCTCGACAGTACCTGACGCCTATGAAAAATTGCGCCTCGCGGGAGCGGTCGCGCGCGAGACATTGGTGGCAGCGGCGATGCAGCAAACCGGGCTGGACCGTGCAGCGCTCAAGACTGAAGACGGCGCTGTGATGACGCCCGACGGTACGCGGATCGACTACACGGCGCTAGCACAGATCGCAGCAACGCTTGATCCTGTTGAGGACGTAACCCTGCGCGATCCGGCAAGCTGGAAATACATTGGCAAACCGCAAATGCGTACCGATGTTATTGCGAAATCCACAGGCACACAGACCTACGGCGTTGATCTGCGCTTTGACGGCATGGTCTATGCGACAACGCGCACAAATCCGGCGCGGGGCGGCGGTATCAAAGGGTTTGACGGAGCGCTGGCCCAGAGCATGCGCGGTGTCTTGCATGTATTGCCGATCACCGATGGTGTTGCCGTGGTTGCCGACAACACATGGCGTGCGTTTCAAGCCGCGGATGCCCTCGATTGCGATTGGGGTCCTGCACTTTATATCGGCGATACCCAAGCGCAGTTTGATGCGGTCGCGGCGTCCTATACCAAAGATCTTCAAGACAGCCGTTTTCGTGACGATGGCGATGTTGATGAGGCGTTGCGCGCCTCCCAAGATATGACCCAAGCTGAATACCGCGTTCCCTACCTTGCCCATGCGCCGCTAGAGCCGATGAGCGTTGTGGTTACCGTCACGGACGCGCGCATCGACATCTGGACTGGCACCCAAATCCCCGGTTTTTTGATCGACAACGTTGCACGTCTGACAGGGCGCGATGCGGCACAAATCCATCTTCATGTGATCATGTCAGGTGGCAGCTTTGGCCGACGCCTCGAAGATGATTATGTTTTGCAGGCCGTTGAAATTGCCGCGCAAATACCTGACACGCCGGTCAAAATGATCTGGAGTCGCGAAGAAGATTTCAGCCATGATTTCCCCCGTACCCTAGGGATCGCAAAGGCCCGTGGGTCGCTCAAGAACGGCCAAATCGAAAGCTTTGATTTATCCATAGCGTGCCCATCGACGTCGGAATCGTCTTTGGTGCGAATGGGCCAACCTGCAATAGGACCCGACATCGTGATTGTTGCCGGCGCTTGGGACCAACCCTATGCGATCCCAAATTACCGTGTCACAGGGTACCGCGCGCCGCAAATGGTGCCGATCAGTTCTTGGCGGTCTGTGGGCGCGTCGGGAAACGGGTTTTTCCATGAGAGTTTCTTGGACGAGATGTGCCATGCTGCCGGGGCCGATCCGATGGAAGAACGCCTACGCCTGTGCAGGCACGAACCGACGCAAAAGGTGCTTGAGGCGGTCGCCGAGATGTCCGATTGGGGCAGTGATCTGGGCCCGGGCCGAGGCCGAGGCGTGGCGATGACGCTGTCCTTTGGCGTGCCTGTGGCCGAGGTCGTTGAGGTTACAAACACGTCTGAAGGCATTCGCATCGATAAGGTTTTTGTCGCCGCTGAAGTGGGGCGCATCATCGATCCGATCAACTTTGAAGCACAAGTGACCGGCGGCGTGATCTGGGCGTTGGGCCATGCCATGAATTGTGAACTGACCTACAAAGACGGTGCGCCCGAGCAGGCGAATTACCACGACTACGAAGGGATGCGCCTTTATCAAACCCCGCAGATCATGGTGCGCGGGTTGGAAAACAACAAGGAAATTCGCGGCATTGGCGAGCCAGCTGTGCCGCCTGCGGCCCCGGCGCTTGCGAACGCAATATTTGCAGCCACCGGCCAACGCATCCGCGAGATGCCGTTGAACAAACATGTGAGGTTTGTCTGA
- a CDS encoding (2Fe-2S)-binding protein → MKLTVNGREHEVDVEEDMPLLWVLRDELGITGPKYGCGIAQCGACTVHVDGVAVRSCQLLAGDLVGDVTTIEGLGNPDALHAVQAAWVEEQVAQCGYCQSGQIMQAASFLDLNPEPTDAQIDAAMSANLCRCGTYPRIRSAVKLAAAKLAGV, encoded by the coding sequence ATGAAACTCACGGTTAATGGGCGAGAGCATGAAGTAGACGTCGAAGAAGACATGCCGCTGTTGTGGGTGTTGCGCGACGAGCTGGGGATAACGGGTCCAAAATACGGGTGCGGAATTGCGCAATGTGGTGCCTGCACGGTGCATGTGGATGGTGTTGCCGTCCGATCGTGTCAGCTGCTTGCAGGTGATCTGGTTGGTGATGTGACCACCATCGAAGGTTTGGGCAACCCGGATGCGTTGCATGCTGTTCAGGCCGCGTGGGTGGAAGAACAAGTGGCGCAATGTGGCTACTGCCAGTCTGGCCAGATCATGCAGGCCGCATCGTTTCTGGACCTCAACCCTGAACCAACCGATGCTCAGATCGATGCCGCGATGAGCGCGAACCTGTGCCGCTGTGGAACGTACCCGCGCATTCGCTCAGCGGTCAAATTGGCTGCGGCCAAGCTGGCGGGAGTCTGA
- a CDS encoding S-(hydroxymethyl)glutathione dehydrogenase/class III alcohol dehydrogenase, protein MKTRAAVAVAAGKPLEIMEVNLEGPRKGEVLVEIKATGLCHTDEFTRSGDDPEGIFPAILGHEGAGVVIEIGEGVTSLEVGDHVIPLYTPECRECEYCLNPKTNLCQKVRATQGQGLLPDGSTRFSMLDGTPIHHYMGCSTFANHTVVPEIALAKVRKDAPFDKICYIGCGVTTGIGAVINTAKVEIGSRAIVFGLGGIGLNVIQGLRLAGADQIVGVDLNDDKETMARRFGLTDFVNPSKVEGDMVEHLVELTKGGADYTFDATGNVNVMRTALEAAHKGWGESIIIGVAPAGAEISTRPFQLVTGRIWRGTAFGGAKGRTDVPKIVDWYMDGKIEIDPMITHKLKLEDINHGFELMHQGKSIRAVVEF, encoded by the coding sequence ATGAAGACACGTGCTGCCGTCGCTGTTGCCGCAGGCAAACCACTAGAGATCATGGAGGTTAACCTCGAAGGACCCCGCAAAGGCGAAGTTCTCGTTGAGATCAAAGCAACCGGTCTTTGTCACACGGATGAGTTTACCCGTTCGGGCGATGACCCCGAAGGTATTTTCCCTGCGATCCTCGGCCATGAAGGCGCAGGCGTGGTGATTGAGATTGGTGAGGGTGTGACGTCACTTGAAGTCGGCGATCACGTGATCCCACTTTATACTCCGGAATGTCGCGAATGTGAGTACTGTTTGAATCCCAAAACGAACCTGTGCCAAAAGGTGCGCGCAACCCAAGGCCAGGGGCTTTTGCCTGATGGATCAACCCGGTTCTCGATGCTCGATGGCACGCCCATCCACCATTATATGGGCTGCTCGACATTCGCCAATCATACGGTTGTGCCCGAGATTGCGCTGGCGAAGGTCCGCAAGGACGCGCCCTTTGACAAGATTTGCTACATCGGGTGCGGTGTAACAACGGGCATAGGTGCTGTGATCAACACCGCCAAAGTGGAGATCGGTAGCCGTGCGATTGTGTTCGGTCTGGGCGGCATTGGGCTGAATGTCATTCAGGGCCTGCGTCTGGCAGGGGCCGATCAGATCGTTGGCGTTGACCTGAACGATGACAAAGAAACCATGGCGCGCCGTTTTGGCCTGACCGATTTTGTGAACCCTTCGAAAGTCGAAGGTGACATGGTCGAGCATCTGGTCGAATTGACCAAGGGCGGCGCTGATTACACCTTTGACGCAACGGGCAATGTGAACGTCATGCGCACAGCACTGGAAGCCGCGCATAAGGGTTGGGGCGAGAGCATTATCATCGGAGTTGCTCCTGCGGGTGCCGAAATTTCGACCCGTCCGTTTCAGCTTGTGACCGGCCGGATTTGGCGCGGCACCGCTTTTGGCGGGGCCAAAGGGCGCACAGATGTGCCGAAAATCGTCGATTGGTACATGGACGGCAAGATTGAAATCGACCCGATGATCACCCACAAACTCAAACTTGAAGACATCAATCATGGGTTTGAACTGATGCATCAGGGTAAATCTATTCGGGCTGTTGTTGAGTTCTAA
- a CDS encoding DUF4387 family protein, translated as MKPLGSLVQKLRSKNAGPFWLTIDIFCGSPEAYETVVELLDTAAVATALGAKSQDLKRFDIPSLNVIKISLPRPTIQGAADDRDMHGASWAALLAELPV; from the coding sequence ATGAAGCCGCTGGGCAGCTTAGTGCAAAAACTACGCAGCAAGAACGCAGGGCCGTTCTGGTTGACCATTGATATCTTCTGCGGATCGCCGGAGGCGTATGAAACCGTTGTTGAGCTGCTCGATACCGCGGCCGTGGCAACCGCGCTGGGTGCCAAGTCTCAGGACCTCAAGCGGTTCGATATCCCATCGCTTAATGTCATCAAGATCAGCCTGCCGCGGCCCACCATTCAAGGGGCCGCTGATGATCGTGATATGCACGGCGCATCTTGGGCAGCACTCTTGGCAGAGCTACCCGTTTAA
- a CDS encoding acyclic terpene utilization AtuA family protein, producing MVRVLIPSGALGLNYDKVALQRGIDAKPDIIAIDGGSTDSGPSYLGRGVSKYARSSTKLEWAGLMAARAQADCPLVIGTSGTCGSDSAVDWMLDITREIAHEQGIPIKIAVLRSQQDNATMVEAYGAGQITPLAGAPEITGETLSSCSNIVALAGAEQIAEALATDADVIIAGRTTDTAIIAALPLIEGLHAGAAWHGAKIGECGALCATNPQSGVVMMEFDAEGFTVTPLADGAHATPHTVSAHMLYENSDPFILYEPGGHLDVTAAQYEALDDTSVRVTGSKWVPSDRYTVKLEGARPAGFQTVLMALLRDARYVENAGTWAADIAEKCSAKACDRLGLAPEDFRIELRLIGHSASFGALEPRPGTPTEIGVIGIVTAATDALSQEIGKLLNPYLLHHPLTSQEEQPTFAFLFSPAEMPRGQVYEFALNHVLTLEDPMQAFSLEVIET from the coding sequence ATGGTACGTGTACTTATCCCCTCTGGTGCGCTTGGTCTGAACTACGACAAAGTCGCGCTGCAACGTGGGATCGACGCCAAGCCGGACATCATTGCAATCGACGGTGGGTCGACGGATTCCGGCCCCTCGTACCTTGGACGCGGCGTGTCAAAATACGCGCGGAGCTCCACAAAACTGGAATGGGCCGGGCTGATGGCGGCGCGGGCGCAGGCTGATTGTCCTTTGGTCATTGGCACGTCAGGCACTTGTGGCAGTGATAGCGCGGTTGATTGGATGCTTGATATCACCCGCGAGATTGCCCATGAGCAGGGCATTCCGATCAAGATCGCGGTGCTGCGCAGCCAACAAGACAACGCCACCATGGTCGAAGCTTATGGCGCGGGCCAAATAACCCCCTTGGCAGGTGCACCTGAAATCACCGGCGAGACGCTAAGCAGCTGCAGTAATATCGTAGCTCTTGCCGGGGCTGAGCAGATTGCCGAAGCGCTTGCGACCGACGCCGATGTTATTATCGCAGGGCGCACAACCGATACGGCAATCATTGCGGCCTTGCCGTTGATAGAGGGGCTGCACGCAGGTGCCGCTTGGCACGGGGCCAAGATTGGCGAATGTGGCGCACTCTGTGCGACCAACCCGCAATCGGGTGTGGTGATGATGGAGTTTGACGCAGAAGGCTTTACCGTGACGCCGTTGGCCGATGGCGCGCATGCCACTCCGCATACTGTTTCCGCCCACATGTTGTACGAGAACTCGGACCCATTCATTCTGTATGAACCGGGTGGGCATCTGGATGTTACGGCTGCGCAATATGAAGCTTTGGATGATACCAGCGTCCGTGTGACGGGATCAAAATGGGTTCCATCCGACCGCTATACCGTCAAGCTAGAAGGCGCGCGGCCCGCCGGTTTTCAAACCGTGCTGATGGCGCTGTTGCGGGATGCGCGCTATGTTGAGAATGCGGGCACATGGGCCGCAGATATTGCTGAGAAATGTTCTGCTAAAGCATGCGACCGGCTGGGATTGGCACCTGAGGATTTCCGGATTGAGCTGCGCCTGATCGGCCATTCTGCAAGCTTTGGTGCGCTAGAGCCGCGCCCCGGTACGCCAACAGAGATTGGCGTGATCGGCATTGTTACTGCCGCCACCGACGCGCTGAGCCAAGAAATTGGCAAGCTTTTAAACCCCTATCTGCTGCACCATCCGCTGACATCCCAAGAAGAGCAGCCAACATTTGCATTCCTCTTTTCGCCGGCCGAAATGCCGCGCGGGCAGGTTTACGAATTCGCGCTTAACCACGTGCTGACGTTGGAGGACCCGATGCAGGCATTCTCGTTGGAGGTGATTGAGACATGA